In Macadamia integrifolia cultivar HAES 741 chromosome 1, SCU_Mint_v3, whole genome shotgun sequence, a single window of DNA contains:
- the LOC122074103 gene encoding chaperone protein dnaJ 6-like isoform X2, translating to MAKKKKGRVSEENKEEDQNQEVLRQSPKKEKSLYEILGVERSASQQEIKKAYYKLALRLHPDKNPDDEEAKEKFQQLQKVISILGDEEKRALYDQTGCVDDADLLGEVSQNLQEYFRTIYKKVTEADIEEFEANYRGSDSELNDLKDLYQKYKGNMSRLFCSMICSDPTLDSHRFKDILGEAISAGELKETKDYRKWVQKVSETRPPINPLKRRGKSKKQSDTDLYAIISQRQGQREEQFESMFSSIVAKYNGGRSNSEPTEEEFEAARKRVESRKPTKQARQK from the exons atggcgaagaagaagaaaggtaggGTTtctgaagaaaacaaagaggaaGATCAGAACCAAGAGGTTCTCAGACAGTCTCcgaagaaagagaaaagtttGTATGAG ATTCTTGGAGTGGAGAGGAGTGCATCTCAACAGGAAATAAAGAAAGCGTACTACAAACTGGCATTGCGTCTTCATCCAGATAAGAATCCTGATGATGAG GAAGCCAAAGAGAAATTTCAACAACTCCAAAAGGTGATATCAATTCTTGGAGACGAAGAGAAAAGGGCACTTTACGATCAGACTGGTTGTGTTGATGATGCT GACCTTCTTGGGGAAGTGTCTCAAAATCTGCAAGAGTATTTCAGAACAATATACAAAAAG GTCACTGAAGCTGATATTGAAGAGTTTGAAGCAAACTACAGAGGATCTGATTCAGAGTTGAACGATTTGAAGGATCTATATCAGAAGTACAAGGGTAATATGAGCAG GCTCTTCTGCTCAATGATCTGTTCAGATCCTACCCTGGACTCACATCGATTCAAGGATATCCTTGGTGAGGCAATATCAGCTG GAGAGCTGAAGGAAACCAAAGACTATCGCAAGTGGGTGCAGAAAGTGTCTGAAACACGACCACCTATCAATCCTCTTAAAAGGAGGGGAAA ATCTAAAAAACAGTCAGATACAGACCTATATGCTATCATTTCTCAGCGACAAGGCCAGAGGGAAGAACAATTTGAATCTATGTTCTCGTCAATTGTGGCAAAATACAATGGGGGTCGGTCAAATTCTGAACCCACTGAAGAAGAATTTGAAGCTGCAAGGAAGAGGGTTGAAAGTCGTAAGCCAACTAAACAGGCAAGACAGAAATGA
- the LOC122074103 gene encoding chaperone protein dnaJ 6-like isoform X1, whose amino-acid sequence MAKKKKGRVSEENKEEDQNQEVLRQSPKKEKSLYEILGVERSASQQEIKKAYYKLALRLHPDKNPDDEEAKEKFQQLQKVISILGDEEKRALYDQTGCVDDADLLGEVSQNLQEYFRTIYKKVTEADIEEFEANYRGSDSELNDLKDLYQKYKGNMSRLFCSMICSDPTLDSHRFKDILGEAISAGELKETKDYRKWVQKVSETRPPINPLKRRGNRSKKQSDTDLYAIISQRQGQREEQFESMFSSIVAKYNGGRSNSEPTEEEFEAARKRVESRKPTKQARQK is encoded by the exons atggcgaagaagaagaaaggtaggGTTtctgaagaaaacaaagaggaaGATCAGAACCAAGAGGTTCTCAGACAGTCTCcgaagaaagagaaaagtttGTATGAG ATTCTTGGAGTGGAGAGGAGTGCATCTCAACAGGAAATAAAGAAAGCGTACTACAAACTGGCATTGCGTCTTCATCCAGATAAGAATCCTGATGATGAG GAAGCCAAAGAGAAATTTCAACAACTCCAAAAGGTGATATCAATTCTTGGAGACGAAGAGAAAAGGGCACTTTACGATCAGACTGGTTGTGTTGATGATGCT GACCTTCTTGGGGAAGTGTCTCAAAATCTGCAAGAGTATTTCAGAACAATATACAAAAAG GTCACTGAAGCTGATATTGAAGAGTTTGAAGCAAACTACAGAGGATCTGATTCAGAGTTGAACGATTTGAAGGATCTATATCAGAAGTACAAGGGTAATATGAGCAG GCTCTTCTGCTCAATGATCTGTTCAGATCCTACCCTGGACTCACATCGATTCAAGGATATCCTTGGTGAGGCAATATCAGCTG GAGAGCTGAAGGAAACCAAAGACTATCGCAAGTGGGTGCAGAAAGTGTCTGAAACACGACCACCTATCAATCCTCTTAAAAGGAGGGGAAA CAGATCTAAAAAACAGTCAGATACAGACCTATATGCTATCATTTCTCAGCGACAAGGCCAGAGGGAAGAACAATTTGAATCTATGTTCTCGTCAATTGTGGCAAAATACAATGGGGGTCGGTCAAATTCTGAACCCACTGAAGAAGAATTTGAAGCTGCAAGGAAGAGGGTTGAAAGTCGTAAGCCAACTAAACAGGCAAGACAGAAATGA